In the genome of Acidimicrobiia bacterium, one region contains:
- a CDS encoding arginine deiminase family protein, translating to MQLQRYGAQSMVLPLQHVLLKRPGGPFGDAFDNPAHGYLHPVDLPEAQREHDAFVALLESLGVTVHLLEAETGSPDLIYSYDPMLVTDRGVISLRSGKPNRVGEEEPMEAWANAAGIPTLGRIEAPGTVDGGDTFWLTPDIFCIGRSLRTNRAGARQLAGIVGGRVEIFDVPYGNGPDECLHLLSVISPVAEDAAAVYLPLMPAGLWELLVEHEIKMIPIPDEEFESQGCNLLAIRPGVVAMVEGNPKTRNALEEAGIEVHTFSGRQICINGSGGPTCLTRPVLRG from the coding sequence ATGCAACTTCAGAGGTACGGCGCGCAATCGATGGTTCTTCCGCTGCAACACGTTTTGCTCAAGCGACCCGGCGGACCTTTCGGTGATGCGTTTGATAACCCTGCACACGGCTATCTGCATCCCGTCGACCTCCCCGAAGCGCAGCGAGAGCACGACGCCTTCGTTGCTTTGCTCGAATCACTCGGTGTCACCGTTCACCTGCTCGAGGCCGAAACCGGAAGCCCGGACCTCATCTACTCCTACGACCCGATGCTGGTTACCGACCGCGGCGTGATCTCGTTGCGATCCGGCAAGCCCAATCGTGTGGGTGAAGAGGAACCGATGGAAGCCTGGGCAAATGCCGCGGGGATTCCGACGCTCGGACGCATCGAAGCTCCGGGCACGGTCGACGGCGGTGACACGTTCTGGCTGACGCCCGACATCTTCTGTATCGGCCGTTCCTTGCGCACCAACCGGGCGGGCGCCCGGCAACTGGCCGGAATAGTCGGCGGCCGCGTCGAGATCTTCGACGTTCCCTACGGCAACGGCCCCGACGAGTGCCTCCATCTTCTGAGCGTGATATCCCCCGTAGCCGAGGATGCTGCCGCCGTGTACCTTCCATTGATGCCCGCCGGGCTCTGGGAACTCCTCGTCGAGCACGAGATCAAGATGATCCCCATCCCGGACGAGGAGTTCGAGAGCCAGGGGTGCAACTTGCTCGCCATTCGGCCGGGCGTCGTAGCAATGGTGGAGGGCAATCCAAAGACCCGGAATGCTCTCGAGGAAGCAGGCATCGAGGTGCATACCTTCTCCGGCAGGCAGATCTGCATCAACGGTAGCGGTGGACCTACCTGTCTGACCCGTCCAGTCCTGCGCGGCTGA